A region from the Silene latifolia isolate original U9 population chromosome 7, ASM4854445v1, whole genome shotgun sequence genome encodes:
- the LOC141591330 gene encoding cyclic phosphodiesterase-like — protein MASNDAQDVAPFAVWGVPSKEMKNRIKKLNHALRSEFGGPELNPHLTVVGMTRLTRKDALERFKAACQGLKAYPAHTKGVSIGSSYWQCVYVLLDTNPEVMEANAHCSKHFGYTTIAPYMPHMSLLYANLTNEEKQKALEKANELDNEIGNLCFTIDRLELWITDGDESLKSWEKVAEFELEKCH, from the exons atggcTAGTAACGATGCACAAGATGTTGCACCATTTGCTGTATGGGGAGTTCCAtcaaaagaaatgaaaaacaggATCAAGAAGCTCAATCACGCCCTCCGGTCGGAATTCGGAGGGCCGGAGCTTAATCCTCACCTCACGGTGGTCGGAATGACGAGGTTGACGAGGAAGGATGCTTTAGAGAGGTTCAAAGCCGCTTGCCAAGGGTTGAAAGCTTACCCTGCTCATACTAAGGGTGTTTCAATCGGGTCTTCGTATTGGCAATGTGTTTATGTTCTTCTTGACACTAATCCCGAG GTAATGGAAGCAAATGCTCATTGTTCAAAACATTTTGGTTACACCACAATCGCAC CATACATGCCACACATGAGCCTTCTTTATGCGAATTTAACAAATGAAGAAAAGCAGAAGGCTTTAGAGAAAGCTAATGAGTTGGATAACGAAATCGGTAATTTGTGCTTCACAATCGATCGCTTAGAGTTATGGATTACCGATGGTGATGAATCTCTCAAGTCTTGGGAAAAAGTCGCGGAATTTGAACTCGAAAAATGTCATTAA
- the LOC141591331 gene encoding oil body-associated protein 2A-like translates to MTSSDQTPGPMPGPEDGTVPGKAMTVGQQMLDKGAQIMQSLKPIGKISQHVCTFALYSHDMSRQIETHHYMSRVNQDFWQCAVFDSDDPATSRLIGVEYIISDTTFESLPPEEQKLWHSHEYEIKSGLWINPGLPELIENAELQTMAKTFGKFWCTWQVDRGDKLPLGAPALMVSPQSESTVCTEVVKKRDDKYQISSQKLMSSRTDIKPSEILLSYADYWKQSGKGFAIDVRQVEMNTGILPFP, encoded by the exons ATGACGTCGAGTGATCAAACACCGGGGCCAATGCCAGGGCCAGAAGACGGGACAGTACCGGGGAAGGCGATGACGGTAGGGCAACAAATGTTAGACAAAGGAGCCCAAATAATGCAGTCCTTAAAACCCATTGGCAAAATTAGCCAACATGTTTGTACCTTTGCGTTATATAGTCATGACATGAGTCGCCAAATTGAGACTCACCATTATATGTCTCGGGTTAACCAGGATTTCTGGCAGTGTGCTGTGTTCGATTCTGATGACCCGGCTACCTCTCGCCTCATCG GGGTGGAATACATAATATCTGATACAACGTTCGAATCTCTACCACCAGAAGAACAAAAGCTATGGCATTCTCATGAATATGAG ATTAAATCAGGGCTTTGGATAAACCCTGGTCTTCCTGAACTAATCGAAAACGCAGAGCTCCAAACAATGGCCAAGACCTTTGGCAAGTTCTGGTGTACTTGGCAAGTCGACCGAG GCGATAAGCTGCCACTAGGTGCACCAGCGCTAATGGTGTCGCCACAATCGGAAAGCACAGTGTGCACAGAAGTAGTGAAGAAGAGGGATGACAAATACCAAATCTCAAGTCAAAAGTTGATGTCATCAAGGACTGATATTAAACCCTCGGAAATACTACTCTCCTATGCCGATTACTGGAAACAATCTGGCAAAGGTTTTGCTATTGATGTTCGACAAGTAGAAATGAATACCGGGATCCTCCCCTTCCCCTAG